In Alistipes ihumii AP11, a genomic segment contains:
- a CDS encoding phage portal protein → MKTKTETNRSPLGPLSGSFPERPARRETGYWHWGSDNLFPNALAAMSRLSTTHRRIINDKADYISGKGFVCDRENPALIGLVERANGCGESLRQVFNKVAFDKALFGNAFLEAATDAQGSFLALFHQDASRCRVARDDRHAILHHDWAAYDARRARQLPLYPLFEPTEDGTLRSLIHYKDYEPMFEHYGLPSYIAGMNVSAIAYKTDRWNISRLDNSFQLSGVMVLDGEVDNEQEAYRIVKAAEKRFAGKPGQVMFMVKNTDESDHSKFVPIESANEGDWKLLHEQATSDIVVAHSWFRSLSGLDYSTGFSAERILHEYEIALNTLILGEQQELLEPVRRLIETRLGCDASSLQIVNRPPTRSKPLYMKVWEARKCDGLSYDPQDPEQNLYLAQITKYAMRSID, encoded by the coding sequence ATGAAAACAAAGACTGAAACGAATCGCTCTCCCCTCGGCCCGCTGTCCGGGTCGTTCCCGGAGCGCCCGGCCCGGCGAGAAACGGGATACTGGCACTGGGGATCGGACAACCTGTTTCCCAACGCGCTGGCGGCGATGTCCCGTCTCTCGACGACACACCGCCGGATTATCAACGACAAAGCCGACTACATTTCAGGCAAGGGATTCGTCTGCGACCGGGAAAATCCGGCTCTGATCGGACTCGTCGAGCGGGCCAACGGCTGCGGCGAGTCGCTGCGGCAGGTATTCAACAAAGTGGCTTTCGACAAGGCGCTGTTCGGCAACGCCTTTCTGGAAGCGGCGACCGACGCGCAGGGCTCCTTCCTCGCGCTGTTCCATCAGGACGCCTCGCGCTGCCGCGTCGCAAGGGACGACCGGCATGCGATCCTGCACCACGACTGGGCGGCCTACGACGCCCGACGGGCCCGGCAGCTACCGCTCTACCCGCTGTTCGAGCCCACCGAAGACGGCACGCTGCGCAGCCTGATCCACTACAAGGACTACGAGCCGATGTTCGAACACTACGGCCTCCCCTCCTACATCGCCGGAATGAACGTATCGGCGATCGCCTACAAGACCGACCGCTGGAACATCAGCCGGCTCGACAATTCGTTCCAGCTATCGGGCGTCATGGTGCTCGACGGCGAGGTCGACAACGAACAGGAAGCCTACCGGATCGTCAAAGCCGCCGAGAAACGGTTCGCCGGCAAGCCCGGACAGGTGATGTTCATGGTCAAGAACACGGACGAATCCGACCATTCGAAATTCGTCCCGATCGAGTCGGCCAACGAGGGCGACTGGAAGCTGCTGCACGAGCAGGCCACCTCCGATATCGTCGTCGCTCACTCGTGGTTCCGCTCGCTCAGCGGACTCGACTATTCGACGGGATTCAGCGCCGAACGTATCCTGCACGAGTACGAAATCGCGCTCAACACGCTGATTCTCGGCGAGCAGCAAGAACTGCTGGAACCTGTTCGGCGTCTTATCGAAACGCGGCTCGGTTGCGACGCTTCGTCACTGCAGATCGTCAACCGGCCGCCGACCCGCTCGAAGCCGCTCTACATGAAAGTGTGGGAAGCGCGCAAGTGCGACGGACTGAGTTACGACCCGCAGGACCCCGAGCAGAATCTCTATCTGGCCCAAATCACCAAATACGCGATGCGCAGCATCGACTAA
- a CDS encoding leucine-rich repeat domain-containing protein has protein sequence MKNLLSLSLLLCSLIWGGCSKDDVPAPSYDADVVIPDEVFRRFCLENYDTDGDGRLSAAEARAVREMYCHDPGIGSMEGIERFTRLEVFDCTYSYGLRGLDLSGNGNLVSVSCKDCWNLSSLNVSQCGALRKLNCDGCSLSWLDVTRNPVLERLSCRGNGLSMINLSRNPELRVVDLYGNRLGTLNISRNFRLEELNCGENLLTLLDVSMCLELDRLNAGWVPTLYLNRNQHISSLIHYGEIVYRD, from the coding sequence ATGAAAAATCTGCTGTCGCTCTCCCTGCTTCTTTGCTCGCTGATATGGGGCGGGTGTTCGAAAGACGACGTGCCCGCGCCGTCTTACGACGCCGATGTCGTTATCCCGGACGAAGTATTCCGTCGGTTCTGTCTCGAAAACTACGATACGGACGGGGACGGACGGCTTTCCGCCGCCGAGGCCCGGGCGGTCAGAGAAATGTACTGCCATGATCCCGGTATCGGTTCTATGGAGGGAATCGAGCGTTTCACCCGTCTCGAGGTATTCGACTGCACGTACAGCTATGGCCTTCGCGGGCTCGATTTGAGCGGCAACGGAAATCTGGTGTCGGTCAGTTGCAAGGATTGCTGGAATCTGTCGAGTCTGAATGTTTCGCAGTGCGGAGCTCTGCGGAAATTGAACTGCGACGGGTGTAGTCTGTCGTGGCTCGATGTGACGCGAAATCCCGTTCTGGAACGCTTGTCGTGCAGGGGCAACGGTTTGTCGATGATCAATCTGAGCCGAAATCCCGAGCTGCGTGTTGTGGATCTGTATGGGAATCGTCTCGGAACGCTGAATATCAGCCGGAACTTCCGGCTGGAGGAATTGAACTGCGGTGAAAATTTGCTCACGCTGCTCGACGTCAGCATGTGTCTCGAGCTGGACAGGTTGAATGCAGGCTGGGTGCCGACGCTTTATTTGAATCGGAATCAGCATATAAGCTCTTTGATTCATTACGGAGAAATCGTCTACCGCGACTGA
- a CDS encoding transglycosylase SLT domain-containing protein, producing the protein MILENQVSSPFAAKVRQIASRLGVPPDYLMAVMWSESRLDPAATNPEGGATGLIQFMPATAAGLGTSCEALREMSALDQLDYVERFFRPYAPRCRTFGDFYMACFFPAAIGKEDDYVLQTRKLSAERIARQNPAFDTDRDGRITAGEFRRRLPKLFPDEFRSILF; encoded by the coding sequence ATGATTCTCGAAAACCAAGTATCCTCTCCGTTCGCGGCCAAGGTCCGGCAGATCGCCTCGCGTCTCGGCGTGCCGCCCGACTATCTGATGGCCGTCATGTGGAGCGAAAGCCGGCTCGACCCGGCAGCCACGAACCCCGAAGGCGGAGCCACCGGACTGATTCAGTTCATGCCGGCCACCGCCGCAGGACTCGGAACCAGCTGCGAGGCGCTGCGGGAAATGAGCGCCTTGGATCAGCTCGACTACGTCGAACGTTTTTTCCGCCCGTACGCCCCGCGTTGCCGTACGTTCGGCGATTTCTATATGGCCTGTTTTTTCCCGGCGGCCATCGGCAAGGAAGACGACTATGTGCTGCAAACGCGGAAGCTGTCCGCCGAGCGGATCGCCCGGCAGAATCCGGCGTTCGACACCGACCGGGACGGCCGCATCACCGCCGGCGAATTCCGCCGACGGCTTCCCAAGCTCTTTCCCGATGAATTCCGTTCCATTCTCTTTTAA
- a CDS encoding phage holin family protein, translating to MKQLTVLLTALAGLLAPVQTLVCCALAFVCIDFVTGVVASRVRARRQQARWAFESAKAWRTVYKIVLVTVGIALTWLIDRFVLPFAELHLANLFTGFVCGVELWSYLENAAELSDHPLFRGLQKLMKQKIDNQLNHPEP from the coding sequence ATGAAGCAGCTTACCGTTCTGCTCACCGCATTGGCCGGTCTGCTCGCCCCGGTCCAGACGCTCGTCTGCTGCGCGCTGGCCTTCGTCTGCATCGATTTCGTGACCGGCGTCGTAGCGAGCCGCGTCCGCGCCCGAAGGCAGCAGGCTCGCTGGGCCTTCGAAAGCGCGAAGGCATGGCGGACCGTCTACAAGATCGTGCTCGTGACGGTCGGCATCGCGCTGACTTGGCTGATCGACCGCTTCGTACTGCCGTTCGCAGAGCTGCATCTGGCCAATCTGTTCACCGGATTCGTATGCGGCGTCGAGCTGTGGAGCTATCTGGAAAACGCGGCCGAACTGTCCGATCATCCGTTGTTCCGCGGGCTTCAGAAACTGATGAAACAAAAGATCGACAACCAGCTAAACCATCCCGAACCATGA